CGATTCATCTGAGCACGAATCACCTGGTCATCATCAACCAAATACACACGCCCTCGGTATCAGTAACTTATAGGGAGTTCGTGAACAGATTTGGTGGGCCGCAAATATTTTGTCTATGATGTACATAACgataaaataaattacatattttcAGAGTTAGATTATgactttttgaaattttgaattagaCCGTAAATAGTTTCTTTTAAAGATAGTCTTCTTATCCATTTaacatctgaaataaaaacaagtccGTTTCAATCAAGTCAAAGTTTTCTTTAGATGGACTTTTAAGCAATGCACCTACGTGTTTCAACATTGGGATTGCAATTGCTTTAAATGACTGACAGAAATGTTTATCGGTTATATTAACCTGGGTGTTTTAATCAGATACTTCACAACACTGAGAACAAATTTTAgaatatatcaatttaataacaaaacatgtcaatggaaaaacataaaaatatatcaatatcataaatGAAAGATAAATCATAAACAACTGcttacatataaaaatatagcaacacaaatgacgaaggtagACAATGTTATGACTCGATTATGCACTGACTGGGTTTCGAATTCACGATTTAAGGCACCTAATCGCCTAACCAGAAATActcgcagcttataccactgcaccACATCCACGTTCTCACATATAACACTTTCAACTCTAATTTACTATAAATATCCTCtagtacaatattatatattagtcTCTTGAGTATACCGAAACCTATTTAcgagaaatatattgaaattcGATAAACATATGAATGCAACCGGATTTGGTTGTATaggtattttaaaataattatcattaGTTGGATTTCAAACAGAATCTTATTTCATATTACATTGATATGAAATGGAATATGCTAAATTGTATAATTAACACAAATATTAAGACACAACTTCAATCATTTGGTAAAAACACAGGTCCTGATCTCGTGATCAACATTGACAAGTGTACCGTCACGTGGTAATAAGTAAGatcactcggataatgtacaAAATGACAAATGTAGCGACATAAAAGACACAGGTAAGCTTAATGACATTTCCTATACTTCACAGCAAAATACGTTTGATAGCTGGGCTGCAGTTAACGCCACATCAGTACTTGAGAGGATATTGCGAAACAAGTGATGCTAGGTATCAACAATGTCTAAAGATGAGATCAAAACATATGGACAGTTTTTGTACAGTAAAGTCTTATATTGTAAAACACCaaaatagtttgtttgtttgtttgtttctctcttttttttcttcaaaaaatatttcagtaataatcTTTCACATTTCACCCTTGATTACTGATTTAATAGTGAAACGATTTGCATGTCACATCAAACGAGGTCTGACGTGTAATACATCGGTTGTCTTCCCATTGCTTCTTCCGGTACCCCTTGCGCATGACGAGCCAAGGATCACTTTCGTACTCCTCTGCGATGGACTCTTCGTCCTTAGCAATGATCAGGCTGGTGAGGAGTTTTTTCAGGGCCGTCCATTCCTCTTCAGATTCTGTGTGAATCTTCAATAACGGGTCAGTGCTATTCACAAGACGCCTTGCTCTTCCAATAAGAGGCGAATTTCCTTCCTCTGACATATTGACGACTTCTTTAAGTTGATCCAGCAGTTCTGCGATGCGAGTTTCGTCGATAGATTTGAGAGCAGTGAAGAGTTGTTCCCGGAGGGCGTCATATTCCTTGGTGATGGATCCTTCGAAGTACATTGTGTCTAGTCGGGCTAGGAGCTTAACACCTCGTCCGCGTGTGGTGTTTGCAGCGTCGTTTCGACTTTCAAGAATCTTTGGGATGTTTTCTTCTGTGTAGGGGCCATGCATTCCTGTCTGTCCGTCCATGAACCTGAGTACCTGGGCCCCACCGATGCCGATACCGTCCACACCAGCATACACAGCATGTTTGATTTCGTTGAATTTAAACCCGGCAGAAAAATAGGTGACAAGTCCCCTGATGTGGGCCTCATGGACAATTGTCAGAGCCTCCTCAAATGTCAACTGGTACATGATGCATTTGGAAGGGTAGGTGTCGCTAGCGCCGTCCCAGGTGATCTTATCAAAACCACCAATGGACGTAATCTCGATAGCTCTTGAAGCTATAGCCATTCTCTCATTCAGTTTGCAGGGCGGAGACTGCTCGTAGTCATCTGTAACGATTTGGTTAAGGTTCCAGGCGGCTGACAAGAACTGTTTCCTGTTTCTCTGAACCTGTCCCCTGAGTGACTGCATATATCGCACGGCCTGTGACGTGCTCAGTCCCTCCATAGAGACCTTACACTCTGCTGCTCCCTGTAAAAACGCTGCCGTGGCAGACGCTGCAGTTATATTGACTAGCTTCAAGAAATCCTCTTCAAAGTTCCCGGAATCTTTCACTCTTCGTCCAACAAAGTATGTAGTTGGAGCACTGGAACCAACGTGTAATCTTACTTTGGAGAAATCGAGCATTGACGGAATTCGATACGACTCGATGTTCTGCCGCGGTAGATTTCGAGGACGCTCCAAATGTTCGACGTGGACAATTGAACCTTCCATCCATTCATTAAATCGGGTGGTTCCTAACACATGGCCCTCTCCAGGGTCGGTGAGGGACATGTAGGTCTGTGAAGAAGGGCGGAACCCTGGGGTGCCCAACCCTCGCGCGTTTTGGTGGTGCCCCTGGTATCCATGGGACAGGTTGTAGTACGCCAACTGGAAGGCGAAGTATTCTACGGGAGTAGGTTGTCGCTTCTGATCACGAAGTATCTGTGCCATCCTAGTTACAGAAGCCATGTAATCTTTTGGCAGCGTCTCCTTGTCCCAGTGAAGGTGGACTCTGTTGTTGTCATCGTCAATAGTCGCCTCAAATAGGGACATATCCCGAGGGGTCGGAATCATGCCCACGTATAACTCGTTTTCTACCCCCCAGGATTCTATCACCTTGGTTGCCTCTTTTCCTGCCTTCTCCACGTCGGACATAATGCATCTGACTTTCTTTGTTTCTATCATGCTTTCGCATATGTCCCAGAATGGACCCTGGCACTTATCCTGTCCAGGGGA
The sequence above is drawn from the Pecten maximus chromosome 9, xPecMax1.1, whole genome shotgun sequence genome and encodes:
- the LOC117334041 gene encoding uncharacterized protein LOC117334041, which codes for MAENMCTIGIGKLRKVALAYLQDVLQNVYNVRVKIDSQTEPFRSERELPVRTAVDFSTVKDHVCERLKHISPGQDKCQGPFWDICESMIETKKVRCIMSDVEKAGKEATKVIESWGVENELYVGMIPTPRDMSLFEATIDDDNNRVHLHWDKETLPKDYMASVTRMAQILRDQKRQPTPVEYFAFQLAYYNLSHGYQGHHQNARGLGTPGFRPSSQTYMSLTDPGEGHVLGTTRFNEWMEGSIVHVEHLERPRNLPRQNIESYRIPSMLDFSKVRLHVGSSAPTTYFVGRRVKDSGNFEEDFLKLVNITAASATAAFLQGAAECKVSMEGLSTSQAVRYMQSLRGQVQRNRKQFLSAAWNLNQIVTDDYEQSPPCKLNERMAIASRAIEITSIGGFDKITWDGASDTYPSKCIMYQLTFEEALTIVHEAHIRGLVTYFSAGFKFNEIKHAVYAGVDGIGIGGAQVLRFMDGQTGMHGPYTEENIPKILESRNDAANTTRGRGVKLLARLDTMYFEGSITKEYDALREQLFTALKSIDETRIAELLDQLKEVVNMSEEGNSPLIGRARRLVNSTDPLLKIHTESEEEWTALKKLLTSLIIAKDEESIAEEYESDPWLVMRKGYRKKQWEDNRCITRQTSFDVTCKSFHY